The Leucoraja erinacea ecotype New England chromosome 22, Leri_hhj_1, whole genome shotgun sequence genome includes a region encoding these proteins:
- the cep41 gene encoding centrosomal protein of 41 kDa isoform X1 — translation MSATVAAASSGAAIDSRFIVVESTVVNMSLRKSIGNPEFLKKIVVPNPKYRYVRARIDTGYSLSKYMEKIEELRKNYRYKRDELFKRLKVTTFAQLVLQVACVNEQDNGMFEELHREEVLFPSDLNSVVSAAEPGLNTIKSSNEQSTVEILQKCPADIISNDGSGEKPFTARSTLQSVISGVGEIDLERKQKENRSKPSECPEKTDRPYPDCPFLLLDVRDRDAYDHCHIIGAYNFPIATLSRTMNPHSKEILEYKNAPGKIILLYDEDERIASLAATTLCERGFENLFMLSGGLKVVAQMFPEGLTTGSIPPSCQPPVIPMPRQRRSTAQEPPYPAEDKFRFTEANLNKIRHYLDEILIPSNVSSNFSRLSSSRTQLKTSSSYASSVAGSISARSRASSIQNKPWK, via the exons ATGTCGGCGACGGTTGCTGCTGCCTCCAGCGGCGCGGCGATTGATTCAAGATTCATCGTCGTGGAGTCCACCGTTGTAAACATGTCACTGAGGAAGTCTATCGGCAATCCCGAG ttTCTGAAGAAAATAGTTGTACCAAATCCGAAATACAGATATGTCCGAGCACGGATTGATACCG gATATAGCCTTTCAAAGTACATGGAAAAAATTGAAGAGTTAAGAAAAA ATTATAGATATAAAAGAGATGAATTATTCAAAAGATTGAAAGTTACAACATTTGCCCAATTG GTGCTACAGGTGGCTTGCGTGAATGAACAGGATAATGGGATGTTTGAAGAACTGCACCGGGAGGAAG TGTTGTTCCCTTCAGATTTGAATTCTGTGGTCTCTGCAGCTGAGCCTGGGCTGAATACAATAAAGTCCTCTAATGAACAAAGTACAGTGGAGATTCTACAGAAATGTCCAGCTGATATAATAAGTAATGATGGGTCTGGTGAAAAACCATTTACGGCTCGTTCCACCCTCCAAAG TGTTATAAGTGGCGTTGGGGAAATAGACCTGGAGAGAAAACAAAAAGAGAATCGCTCTAAGCCCTCCGAATGTCCTGAAAAAACAGATAGACCTTATCCTGACTGCCCTTTCCTACTATTGGATGTACGAGATCGTGATGCTTATGATCATTGTCATATTATTGGAG CCTACAATTTTCCTATAGCGACGTTATCTAGGACTATGAATCCTCACTCAAAGGAGATTCTGGAATAT AAAAATGCACCTGGAAAAATCATTCTTCTTTATGATGAAGACGAGCGAATAGCTAGCCTGGCTGCTACAACGTTGTGTGAGAGAGGTTTTGAGAATCTCTTCATGCTGTCAGGAG GTCTGAAAGTAGTTGCACAAATGTTCCCAGAAGGACTAACCACTGGTTCAATTCCACCATCGTGCCAACCTCCAGTTATCCCAATGCCTCGTCAGAGGCGATCAACTGCTCAAGAACCACCATACCCTGCAGAAGATAAGTTCCGCTTCACTGAAGCTAATTTAAACAAGATCCGGCATTACCTGGATGAGATTCTAATACCATCCAATGTGTCCA gcAACTTCAGCCGCCTTTCATCTTCAAGAACACAGCTGAAGACATCTAGCAGCTATGCCTCTTCTGTTGCTGGTTCCATTAGTGCTCGATCGCGGGCAAGCAGTATACAAAATAAGCCATGGAAATAA
- the cep41 gene encoding centrosomal protein of 41 kDa isoform X2, whose protein sequence is MSATVAAASSGAAIDSRFIVVESTVVNMSLRKSIGNPEFLKKIVVPNPKYRYVRARIDTGYSLSKYMEKIEELRKNYRYKRDELFKRLKVTTFAQLVLQVACVNEQDNGMFEELHREEDLNSVVSAAEPGLNTIKSSNEQSTVEILQKCPADIISNDGSGEKPFTARSTLQSVISGVGEIDLERKQKENRSKPSECPEKTDRPYPDCPFLLLDVRDRDAYDHCHIIGAYNFPIATLSRTMNPHSKEILEYKNAPGKIILLYDEDERIASLAATTLCERGFENLFMLSGGLKVVAQMFPEGLTTGSIPPSCQPPVIPMPRQRRSTAQEPPYPAEDKFRFTEANLNKIRHYLDEILIPSNVSSNFSRLSSSRTQLKTSSSYASSVAGSISARSRASSIQNKPWK, encoded by the exons ATGTCGGCGACGGTTGCTGCTGCCTCCAGCGGCGCGGCGATTGATTCAAGATTCATCGTCGTGGAGTCCACCGTTGTAAACATGTCACTGAGGAAGTCTATCGGCAATCCCGAG ttTCTGAAGAAAATAGTTGTACCAAATCCGAAATACAGATATGTCCGAGCACGGATTGATACCG gATATAGCCTTTCAAAGTACATGGAAAAAATTGAAGAGTTAAGAAAAA ATTATAGATATAAAAGAGATGAATTATTCAAAAGATTGAAAGTTACAACATTTGCCCAATTG GTGCTACAGGTGGCTTGCGTGAATGAACAGGATAATGGGATGTTTGAAGAACTGCACCGGGAGGAAG ATTTGAATTCTGTGGTCTCTGCAGCTGAGCCTGGGCTGAATACAATAAAGTCCTCTAATGAACAAAGTACAGTGGAGATTCTACAGAAATGTCCAGCTGATATAATAAGTAATGATGGGTCTGGTGAAAAACCATTTACGGCTCGTTCCACCCTCCAAAG TGTTATAAGTGGCGTTGGGGAAATAGACCTGGAGAGAAAACAAAAAGAGAATCGCTCTAAGCCCTCCGAATGTCCTGAAAAAACAGATAGACCTTATCCTGACTGCCCTTTCCTACTATTGGATGTACGAGATCGTGATGCTTATGATCATTGTCATATTATTGGAG CCTACAATTTTCCTATAGCGACGTTATCTAGGACTATGAATCCTCACTCAAAGGAGATTCTGGAATAT AAAAATGCACCTGGAAAAATCATTCTTCTTTATGATGAAGACGAGCGAATAGCTAGCCTGGCTGCTACAACGTTGTGTGAGAGAGGTTTTGAGAATCTCTTCATGCTGTCAGGAG GTCTGAAAGTAGTTGCACAAATGTTCCCAGAAGGACTAACCACTGGTTCAATTCCACCATCGTGCCAACCTCCAGTTATCCCAATGCCTCGTCAGAGGCGATCAACTGCTCAAGAACCACCATACCCTGCAGAAGATAAGTTCCGCTTCACTGAAGCTAATTTAAACAAGATCCGGCATTACCTGGATGAGATTCTAATACCATCCAATGTGTCCA gcAACTTCAGCCGCCTTTCATCTTCAAGAACACAGCTGAAGACATCTAGCAGCTATGCCTCTTCTGTTGCTGGTTCCATTAGTGCTCGATCGCGGGCAAGCAGTATACAAAATAAGCCATGGAAATAA
- the cep41 gene encoding centrosomal protein of 41 kDa isoform X4, producing MSATVAAASSGAAIDSRFIVVESTVVNMSLRKSIGNPEFLKKIVVPNPKYRYVRARIDTGYSLSKYMEKIEELRKNYRYKRDELFKRLKVTTFAQLVLQVACVNEQDNGMFEELHREEVLFPSDLNSVVSAAEPGLNTIKSSNEQSTVEILQKCPADIISNDGSGEKPFTARSTLQSVISGVGEIDLERKQKENRSKPSECPEKTDRPYPDCPFLLLDVRDRDAYDHCHIIGAYNFPIATLSRTMNPHSKEILEYKNAPGKIILLYDEDERIASLAATTLCERGFENLFMLSGGNFSRLSSSRTQLKTSSSYASSVAGSISARSRASSIQNKPWK from the exons ATGTCGGCGACGGTTGCTGCTGCCTCCAGCGGCGCGGCGATTGATTCAAGATTCATCGTCGTGGAGTCCACCGTTGTAAACATGTCACTGAGGAAGTCTATCGGCAATCCCGAG ttTCTGAAGAAAATAGTTGTACCAAATCCGAAATACAGATATGTCCGAGCACGGATTGATACCG gATATAGCCTTTCAAAGTACATGGAAAAAATTGAAGAGTTAAGAAAAA ATTATAGATATAAAAGAGATGAATTATTCAAAAGATTGAAAGTTACAACATTTGCCCAATTG GTGCTACAGGTGGCTTGCGTGAATGAACAGGATAATGGGATGTTTGAAGAACTGCACCGGGAGGAAG TGTTGTTCCCTTCAGATTTGAATTCTGTGGTCTCTGCAGCTGAGCCTGGGCTGAATACAATAAAGTCCTCTAATGAACAAAGTACAGTGGAGATTCTACAGAAATGTCCAGCTGATATAATAAGTAATGATGGGTCTGGTGAAAAACCATTTACGGCTCGTTCCACCCTCCAAAG TGTTATAAGTGGCGTTGGGGAAATAGACCTGGAGAGAAAACAAAAAGAGAATCGCTCTAAGCCCTCCGAATGTCCTGAAAAAACAGATAGACCTTATCCTGACTGCCCTTTCCTACTATTGGATGTACGAGATCGTGATGCTTATGATCATTGTCATATTATTGGAG CCTACAATTTTCCTATAGCGACGTTATCTAGGACTATGAATCCTCACTCAAAGGAGATTCTGGAATAT AAAAATGCACCTGGAAAAATCATTCTTCTTTATGATGAAGACGAGCGAATAGCTAGCCTGGCTGCTACAACGTTGTGTGAGAGAGGTTTTGAGAATCTCTTCATGCTGTCAGGAG gcAACTTCAGCCGCCTTTCATCTTCAAGAACACAGCTGAAGACATCTAGCAGCTATGCCTCTTCTGTTGCTGGTTCCATTAGTGCTCGATCGCGGGCAAGCAGTATACAAAATAAGCCATGGAAATAA
- the cep41 gene encoding centrosomal protein of 41 kDa isoform X3: MSATVAAASSGAAIDSRFIVVESTVVNMSLRKSIGNPEFLKKIVVPNPKYRYVRARIDTGYSLSKYMEKIEELRKNYRYKRDELFKRLKVTTFAQLVLQVACVNEQDNGMFEELHREEAEPGLNTIKSSNEQSTVEILQKCPADIISNDGSGEKPFTARSTLQSVISGVGEIDLERKQKENRSKPSECPEKTDRPYPDCPFLLLDVRDRDAYDHCHIIGAYNFPIATLSRTMNPHSKEILEYKNAPGKIILLYDEDERIASLAATTLCERGFENLFMLSGGLKVVAQMFPEGLTTGSIPPSCQPPVIPMPRQRRSTAQEPPYPAEDKFRFTEANLNKIRHYLDEILIPSNVSSNFSRLSSSRTQLKTSSSYASSVAGSISARSRASSIQNKPWK, translated from the exons ATGTCGGCGACGGTTGCTGCTGCCTCCAGCGGCGCGGCGATTGATTCAAGATTCATCGTCGTGGAGTCCACCGTTGTAAACATGTCACTGAGGAAGTCTATCGGCAATCCCGAG ttTCTGAAGAAAATAGTTGTACCAAATCCGAAATACAGATATGTCCGAGCACGGATTGATACCG gATATAGCCTTTCAAAGTACATGGAAAAAATTGAAGAGTTAAGAAAAA ATTATAGATATAAAAGAGATGAATTATTCAAAAGATTGAAAGTTACAACATTTGCCCAATTG GTGCTACAGGTGGCTTGCGTGAATGAACAGGATAATGGGATGTTTGAAGAACTGCACCGGGAGGAAG CTGAGCCTGGGCTGAATACAATAAAGTCCTCTAATGAACAAAGTACAGTGGAGATTCTACAGAAATGTCCAGCTGATATAATAAGTAATGATGGGTCTGGTGAAAAACCATTTACGGCTCGTTCCACCCTCCAAAG TGTTATAAGTGGCGTTGGGGAAATAGACCTGGAGAGAAAACAAAAAGAGAATCGCTCTAAGCCCTCCGAATGTCCTGAAAAAACAGATAGACCTTATCCTGACTGCCCTTTCCTACTATTGGATGTACGAGATCGTGATGCTTATGATCATTGTCATATTATTGGAG CCTACAATTTTCCTATAGCGACGTTATCTAGGACTATGAATCCTCACTCAAAGGAGATTCTGGAATAT AAAAATGCACCTGGAAAAATCATTCTTCTTTATGATGAAGACGAGCGAATAGCTAGCCTGGCTGCTACAACGTTGTGTGAGAGAGGTTTTGAGAATCTCTTCATGCTGTCAGGAG GTCTGAAAGTAGTTGCACAAATGTTCCCAGAAGGACTAACCACTGGTTCAATTCCACCATCGTGCCAACCTCCAGTTATCCCAATGCCTCGTCAGAGGCGATCAACTGCTCAAGAACCACCATACCCTGCAGAAGATAAGTTCCGCTTCACTGAAGCTAATTTAAACAAGATCCGGCATTACCTGGATGAGATTCTAATACCATCCAATGTGTCCA gcAACTTCAGCCGCCTTTCATCTTCAAGAACACAGCTGAAGACATCTAGCAGCTATGCCTCTTCTGTTGCTGGTTCCATTAGTGCTCGATCGCGGGCAAGCAGTATACAAAATAAGCCATGGAAATAA